From the genome of Candidatus Poribacteria bacterium, one region includes:
- a CDS encoding fibronectin type III domain-containing protein, giving the protein MKGILTLTLVLCVFITPAFPITISDIRVSNHSSSSVVISWITDVVTNDNRVNYGTTKALGSTASDTRVDDTHYVEITGLDPETTYYFEVVSDGTTDDNGGNKYEFKTAKVGTGTSYVVYGKVYKADGVTPAEGAIVYVRVTHGGVVSHWLSTLSDSSGNWQVNLGNLKDPTTGDVLGYGTGDPMYIFFQGAADGTSSTDTTVSGSRPQGISDTSLPVILLSFTGSFDGKAVELRWKTDEETDILAWNIYRSEEGV; this is encoded by the coding sequence ATGAAGGGGATTTTAACGTTAACCCTTGTGCTTTGTGTGTTTATAACCCCCGCCTTCCCGATCACCATAAGCGACATAAGGGTCTCCAACCACTCCAGCTCATCGGTCGTCATCTCATGGATAACCGATGTGGTCACGAACGATAACAGGGTGAACTACGGCACGACGAAGGCCCTGGGCTCAACGGCGAGCGATACGAGGGTGGACGATACACATTACGTCGAGATAACGGGCCTGGACCCTGAGACGACATACTATTTTGAGGTGGTCTCCGACGGCACCACCGACGATAACGGCGGAAACAAATACGAGTTTAAAACCGCAAAGGTGGGAACCGGCACATCCTACGTCGTATACGGCAAGGTGTACAAGGCCGACGGGGTCACTCCGGCGGAGGGCGCGATCGTATACGTGAGGGTCACACATGGGGGCGTGGTGTCACACTGGCTTTCGACCCTATCGGATTCAAGCGGCAACTGGCAGGTTAATCTGGGAAACCTGAAGGATCCGACTACCGGGGATGTATTGGGATATGGAACAGGCGATCCCATGTATATCTTCTTCCAAGGTGCAGCCGACGGGACATCAAGCACCGACACCACGGTCAGCGGCTCCAGACCGCAGGGGATATCGGACACCTCACTTCCTGTCATACTCCTGTCCTTCACAGGGTCCTTTGACGGCAAAGCCGTGGAGCTTAGATGGAAGACGGATGAGGAGACGGACATCCTGGCATGGAACATCTATAGAAGCGAGGAGGGCGTATGA
- a CDS encoding right-handed parallel beta-helix repeat-containing protein produces the protein MTHGQGKEISITNNIFINSSIRADAPSGRVTISNNTITNGGITFTGRNSVVSDNVINRGGSGTGIYFTVQGTVSNNKISNCDVGIYLYAEGSITVEGNTVNQSKIGIKANPVYVAPEIKFNNIEASEYLIYLEGSRRNARVINAKYNWWGTTDARMIAQKIYDFYDDSSKSLVDFSPLLSSPSISVTVYDVIKVIPTGFSGAVSSPTVTLNLDVTPTPKEMMISEDHTFAGASWEPYSPTKEWTLSNPGNYIYAKFRGSPESAIAFTRLPFFHAPITEALTGKPVLIRVVAPSGRGVAGVSAFYRVHGSGSYTEIPLVKRGGEYHGFIPKNAMTQAGVDYYILAKDGGGRTLATYPFENPESNPIFISPKSSIEKTLHSDHRNVIDFAGMMEIDIPLGALRKQRTLELFIPPSLPAPPPEGLAVPPGMIYDLRFSDGYDSFEKPIKMTFLYKEDDVTGTGKDEGTLRAFVWDEKSGKWRYAGGELDKDTNKLSLQIKRTAKIALFAGCGETQVPIKKGLNLLTVPFREGAYSARWLLERISGCKIVTPWDAERQRYGDSTLAVGDGGIIGSDFELKPGYSYFVQADEDMTVPFGGAPLSSPPPVKLRRGLNFVSIPYKPETYAPDPESLIRNIPNSRVVTPWDADLQKWGDSAIKEGGRIIPPSKPFSVKSYAGFVVQVESDVPSWTPGSPAPPLPVDRSDKGPIVLPPPISTRIGFVRLTDISATSAAISWLTDLPCRGAVEYGPTPDLGLAALEDGEGRLHRIELTGLSPETTCYYRISGDGRLYTFRTTRLTAGVPYIIYGEVYDEDGFTPAEGAMVYVRVRRGHRESLTLAALVDEDGLWQVNLGNLKDRFSGGVFRYMSGDQIQIEVQGADGEGGARYPERVLEVKGPEYMGRVSLVGGLVLEGSDGGTMPQRSELLQNFPNPFNPETWIPFQLSEPADVEIKIYDGVGRLVRVLDLGHLDAGYYLDKDKAAHWDGRNEKGERVASGVYWYCIQAGRFRATRRLLLLK, from the coding sequence TTGACTCATGGACAGGGGAAGGAGATAAGCATCACCAATAATATTTTCATCAACAGCTCGATAAGAGCTGATGCTCCAAGTGGGCGTGTGACCATCTCCAACAATACCATCACAAATGGTGGGATAACCTTCACAGGTAGGAATTCAGTTGTGTCCGATAATGTCATCAATAGAGGTGGGTCAGGAACAGGGATTTACTTTACCGTTCAGGGGACGGTTTCAAACAATAAGATTTCAAACTGCGATGTAGGGATATATCTTTACGCTGAGGGTTCCATCACAGTAGAAGGGAACACAGTGAATCAAAGCAAGATAGGAATAAAGGCCAACCCGGTATATGTGGCTCCGGAGATAAAGTTCAATAATATAGAGGCTTCAGAATATCTCATCTACCTTGAAGGATCAAGGCGGAATGCAAGGGTGATAAACGCGAAATACAACTGGTGGGGGACAACTGATGCCAGGATGATAGCTCAGAAGATCTATGACTTTTATGATGATTCTTCGAAGAGCTTAGTTGATTTCTCGCCTTTACTGTCTTCTCCATCCATATCTGTCACAGTTTACGATGTTATTAAGGTTATTCCAACCGGTTTCTCAGGGGCGGTTTCATCCCCCACAGTAACGCTCAATCTGGATGTTACCCCAACACCCAAGGAGATGATGATAAGCGAGGATCATACCTTTGCAGGGGCCTCCTGGGAACCTTATAGCCCAACCAAGGAGTGGACACTCTCCAACCCTGGAAACTACATTTACGCTAAATTCAGAGGAAGCCCTGAATCTGCCATCGCTTTCACACGGCTTCCCTTCTTCCATGCTCCCATCACGGAGGCGCTCACCGGCAAACCCGTGCTGATACGCGTCGTCGCCCCATCAGGGAGAGGTGTCGCAGGCGTGAGCGCCTTCTACAGGGTTCACGGTTCCGGCTCCTATACGGAGATCCCCCTCGTCAAAAGAGGCGGCGAGTATCACGGATTCATCCCCAAAAACGCCATGACACAGGCCGGGGTGGATTACTACATCCTCGCAAAGGACGGAGGAGGCAGGACGCTCGCAACCTACCCGTTCGAGAATCCGGAGAGCAACCCCATCTTCATCTCGCCCAAGAGCTCCATCGAGAAAACCCTTCACTCCGACCACAGGAATGTTATAGATTTCGCAGGGATGATGGAAATAGACATACCCCTGGGAGCCCTGAGAAAACAGAGAACCCTCGAACTCTTCATACCTCCGTCTCTTCCTGCCCCTCCACCCGAGGGACTCGCTGTTCCCCCTGGGATGATCTATGACCTCAGGTTCTCGGATGGGTACGACTCCTTCGAGAAGCCCATCAAGATGACGTTTCTCTACAAGGAGGACGACGTCACGGGAACCGGGAAGGATGAGGGAACCCTCAGGGCGTTCGTGTGGGACGAAAAGAGCGGCAAATGGAGATATGCCGGTGGGGAGCTCGATAAGGATACGAACAAGCTCTCCCTCCAGATCAAACGCACGGCGAAGATAGCCCTGTTTGCGGGATGTGGGGAGACACAGGTGCCCATCAAGAAGGGGCTGAACCTCCTCACAGTCCCCTTCCGCGAAGGGGCATATTCAGCCAGATGGCTGCTCGAGCGGATATCAGGGTGTAAGATCGTCACCCCATGGGATGCCGAAAGACAGCGATATGGCGACTCGACCCTCGCCGTGGGCGACGGCGGGATCATCGGGAGTGACTTCGAGCTTAAACCGGGATACAGCTATTTCGTCCAGGCGGACGAGGACATGACGGTTCCGTTCGGGGGTGCGCCGCTTTCAAGCCCGCCGCCGGTGAAACTTAGAAGAGGGCTGAACTTCGTCTCCATCCCCTATAAACCCGAAACATACGCCCCTGATCCCGAAAGTCTGATCCGGAATATCCCGAACAGTCGGGTCGTGACCCCCTGGGATGCCGATCTCCAGAAATGGGGCGACTCGGCGATCAAGGAGGGAGGACGGATAATTCCGCCGAGCAAGCCTTTCAGCGTAAAGTCATATGCCGGGTTCGTGGTTCAGGTCGAGAGCGATGTCCCCTCGTGGACTCCCGGCAGCCCCGCACCTCCGCTGCCGGTTGACCGTTCAGACAAGGGCCCGATCGTATTGCCCCCGCCGATTTCGACAAGGATCGGGTTTGTGAGGCTGACCGACATCTCGGCCACCTCCGCGGCGATCTCGTGGTTGACGGATCTCCCCTGCAGGGGAGCGGTGGAATACGGCCCAACCCCTGATCTCGGGCTCGCCGCCCTGGAAGACGGAGAGGGAAGGTTACACCGGATCGAGCTTACGGGCCTTTCGCCCGAGACGACCTGCTATTACAGGATAAGCGGCGATGGGAGGCTGTACACCTTCAGGACGACGAGGCTCACAGCTGGAGTTCCATACATCATCTACGGCGAGGTCTACGATGAGGACGGCTTCACCCCGGCGGAAGGCGCGATGGTCTACGTGAGGGTGAGGCGTGGTCACAGGGAATCCCTCACCTTGGCCGCTCTGGTGGATGAGGACGGGTTGTGGCAGGTCAATCTGGGCAATCTGAAGGACAGGTTCAGCGGCGGCGTCTTTCGATATATGTCCGGGGATCAGATTCAGATCGAGGTTCAGGGGGCGGATGGCGAAGGCGGGGCTCGGTATCCCGAAAGGGTTTTAGAGGTTAAAGGGCCGGAGTATATGGGGAGGGTCTCGCTGGTGGGAGGGCTCGTTCTGGAGGGCTCCGATGGCGGGACGATGCCTCAGCGGTCGGAGCTTCTGCAGAACTTCCCCAACCCGTTCAACCCTGAGACATGGATACCCTTTCAGCTTTCAGAGCCGGCGGATGTTGAGATAAAGATCTACGATGGTGTGGGGAGGCTCGTGAGGGTGTTGGATCTGGGACATCTCGATGCCGGTTATTATCTTGACAAGGACAAGGCAGCGCATTGGGATGGCAGGAACGAGAAAGGTGAGAGGGTGGCAAGCGGGGTTTACTGGTATTGCATACAGGCGGGGAGGTTCAGGGCAACCAGGAGGCTTTTGCTCCTGAAGTGA
- a CDS encoding Ig-like domain-containing protein translates to MVYRVISTRCGVISLFLLLGFLSWNFASAQEDDVPPRILYTNPSDGATNASIKINFWIQFSEPMDQDSVLRTTVDLEDLTTGQKLANTSLRNLVDGGFLRASFNDAGDKLTLTSDISLSPGHTYRITLKNIVATDLAGNRLSIDKTQFTFRTRGTVSEVSGIISESKTWSEDVILIKNNMLVMEGAVLTINPGVEVIFEGSYNIVIEGKLIANGTSDNYIIFTSSGARWGNIKFSKGSEGSFS, encoded by the coding sequence ATGGTATATCGTGTGATTTCCACCCGTTGTGGGGTGATTTCCCTCTTTCTCCTTTTAGGTTTTCTATCATGGAACTTCGCCTCGGCCCAGGAGGATGACGTTCCTCCTCGGATTCTTTACACCAACCCGTCCGACGGAGCCACGAATGCATCGATAAAGATCAACTTCTGGATACAGTTCAGCGAGCCGATGGATCAGGACTCGGTATTAAGGACGACGGTGGATCTGGAGGATCTCACCACAGGACAGAAACTGGCGAACACATCCTTACGGAATCTGGTGGACGGTGGTTTTCTTCGGGCGAGCTTCAACGATGCCGGGGATAAACTGACGCTCACATCGGATATCTCGCTCTCACCCGGTCATACCTACCGCATCACGCTCAAAAACATCGTCGCAACCGATTTAGCGGGAAATCGCTTGTCTATAGATAAAACGCAATTTACATTTAGGACAAGAGGAACTGTATCAGAAGTTAGCGGGATCATATCGGAAAGTAAAACTTGGTCAGAGGATGTGATTTTAATAAAAAACAATATGCTGGTAATGGAGGGAGCGGTCTTAACGATAAACCCAGGAGTAGAGGTGATATTTGAAGGGAGCTACAACATAGTGATTGAAGGCAAACTCATAGCAAATGGAACTTCTGATAACTATATCATCTTCACATCATCAGGGGCTAGATGGGGGAATATAAAGTTCAGCAAAGGAAGCGAGGGTTCCTTCTCATAA